The following proteins are co-located in the Gossypium hirsutum isolate 1008001.06 chromosome A02, Gossypium_hirsutum_v2.1, whole genome shotgun sequence genome:
- the LOC107951699 gene encoding GLABRA2 expression modulator, which produces MEQTKTETQPNSSSAPIREPNLKDSDPAMDAEGFVVVPTSEPQEKEEKETQNPKVSQIQSEQSPVQSPSGSRKSVHWSPELISESRAVDHSSTMSAPDGSNPYVTHAPPTESSSASFKEKMDTVKDVLGRWGRKVAEATRKAEDLAGNTWQHLKTSPSFAEAAMGRIAQGTKVLAEGGYEKIFRQTFETVPEEQLQNSFACYLSTSAGPVMGVLYVSTAKLAYCSDSPLSYQNGSKTEWSYYKVVIPLHQLKAINPSTSRVNPSEKYIQVSSVDSHEFWFMGFLNYEGAVQCLQEALQQHSLQSV; this is translated from the exons ATGGAACAAACGAAGACAGAAACGCAACCCAACTCCAGCTCAGCTCCGATCCGAGAACCGAACCTGAAAGACTCGGATCCCGCAATGGATGCGGAGGGCTTTGTTGTGGTTCCAACATCAGAGCCTCAGgaaaaggaagagaaagagaCTCAGAATCCGAAAGTGAGTCAGATTCAAAGCGAGCAATCACCGGTTCAGTCACCATCTGGATCGAGGAAATCAGTTCATTGGAGTCCGGAATTGATCAGCGAGTCGCGTGCTGTGGATCACAGTTCCACCATGTCAGCTCCTGACGGATCCAATCCTTACGTTACTCATGCTCCGCCTACGGAATCTTCTTCCGCTTCCTTCAAAG AGAAGATGGACACAGTGAAGGATGTCTTAGGGAGATGGGGGAGGAAGGTGGCAGAAGCGACGAGGAAAGCAGAGGATCTGGCCGGGAACACGTGGCAGCACT TAAAAACAAGTCCTAGTTTTGCTGAGGCTGCCATGGGAAGAATTGCTCAGGGAACAAAGGTTTTAGCAGAAGGTGGGTATGAGAAAATTTTTAGACAAACTTTTGAGACGGTACCTGAAGAGCAACTTCAAAATTCTTTTGCATGTTACTTGTCCACATCGGCTGGTCCTGTCATGGGAGTTTTATATGTATCTACAGCAAAGCTTGCGTATTGCAGTGACAGTCCTCTTTCCTATCAAAATGGTAGCAAGACTGAATGGAGCTACTACAAG GTAGTTATCCCATTACATCAACTTAAAGCAATTAATCCTTCAACAAGCAGAGTCAATCCTTCTGAAAAGTACATCCAAGTTAGCTCTGTTGATAGTCATGAATTTTGGTTCATGGGCTTCTTAAATTACGAGGGTGCAGTTCAATGCCTACAGGAAGCTTTGCAACAGCATAGCTTACAATCTGTGTGA
- the LOC107952323 gene encoding cytosolic sulfotransferase 16, which translates to MENSNFFAIEKELKLDEGYQKTYKNVDELLPTLPRSKGWWLDQLLQYQGFWLSTYSVRGSMLIDDHFNPRPTDIIVATSPKCGTTWLRALVFSIINRNSFDFSDHPLRKANPRDLVQFLEANIRGDGSTASIDGLPSPRLLSTHLPYSLFPECMTDDTSACRFVYICRDPKDVLVSKWHFANKLRPKGVPPLSLEEVFDLFCKGVSHYGPFWDHVLGYWKASLESPKKVLCLKYEDVKKEPLGCLRKVANFLGVPFTPEEENKEIVEEIVKLCSFENMSNQDVNKSDTRSQENPISNSDFFRKGEVGDWVNHLSPQMSEILDQITEQKFQGTGFSFH; encoded by the coding sequence ATGGAGAATTCAAACTTTTTCGCCATTGAGAAAGAATTAAAGCTCGATGAAGGGTACCAAAAGACATACAAAAACGTCGATGAACTGCTGCCCACTCTCCCTCGAAGTAAAGGCTGGTGGTTAGACCAGCTTCTTCAATACCAAGGGTTCTGGTTATCAACTTACAGCGTTCGAGGAAGCATGTTGATCGATGACCACTTCAACCCTCGTCCCACTGACATCATCGTCGCAACATCACCTAAATGCGGCACCACGTGGCTTCGGGCCCTCGTTTTCTCTATTATCAACAGGAATTCTTTTGATTTCAGCGACCATCCTTTGCGCAAGGCAAACCCTCGAGACTTGGTCCAGTTTCTCGAAGCAAATATTCGTGGAGACGGGTCAACTGCTTCCATTGATGGGCTTCCTTCACCTCGGCTTCTCTCGACTCACCTTCCTTACTCTTTGTTTCCAGAATGCATGACCGATGATACCTCGGCTTGCCGTTTCGTTTATATCTGCCGAGACCCCAAGGATGTTTTAGTCTCAAAGTGGCATTTCGCTAACAAGTTGAGACCAAAAGGAGTGCCACCACTTTCACTAGAGGAAGTCTTTGACTTGTTTTGCAAAGGGGTATCGCACTATGGACCGTTTTGGGATCACGTTTTGGGGTATTGGAAAGCTAGTTTGGAATCGCCGAAAAAAGTGTTGTGCTTGAAGTATGAAGATGTGAAGAAGGAGCCTTTGGGGTGTTTGAGGAAAGTGGCGAATTTCTTGGGGGTGCCCTTTACACcagaggaagaaaacaaagagatcGTAGAAGAAATAGTGAAGCTTTGCAGTTTTGAGAATATGAGCAATCAAGATGTAAATAAAAGTGACACCAGAAGTCAGGAAAATCCTATTTCCAATTCTGATTTCTTTAGAAAAGGTGAAGTTGGAGATTGGGTTAACCATTTATCACCTCAAATGTCTGAGATATTGGATCAGATTACAGAACAAAAGTTTCAAGGTACTGGGTTCAGCTTTCACTGA